Proteins encoded in a region of the Anopheles ziemanni chromosome 2, idAnoZiCoDA_A2_x.2, whole genome shotgun sequence genome:
- the LOC131282041 gene encoding protein Wnt-6, whose product MRLVLIVIYLILIMPITGLWRAEGSSVLLDPERVCESKHRKSRRLSGKLADICKNDTSLMREIHRGISLGFRECENQFRNSMWNCSWTIKRSMRRILAKDTREAAFVHAITAAGITYAVTKACTMGDLLECSCQRNPKTRVDEGRRGGRGGGLKPAGGRRTRPDGPNRNRVDPNGVLIAPYQQSVNANPAYSTMTAEEIARNGPVRLPNAQRRPGGGGGGGRGGRSQRHSPKGANGVGGGGVSVAGNGPPSLPKELPTITILTGQEEKWKWGGCDDNVNFGVRKSKDFLDARLRRKSDIKTLVRLHNNNAGRMAVKHFMRMECKCHGLSGSCTTKTCWMKLPPFSEVGARLKEHFDGATKVIARNDGHSFMPDDITIKPPTRRDLVYTEDSDDFCEPNAKTGSLGTHGRECNITSSGVDGCSLMCCKRGQTHSQVEVKRNCNCSFKWCCEVTCSTCIDIQDVYTCK is encoded by the exons AGCCGAAGGTAGCAGCGTCCTGCTCGATCCGGAGCGGGTCTGCGAAAGCAAGCACCGGAAGTCGCGGCGACTGTCGGGGAAGCTGGCCGACATCTGCAAGAACGACACGTCCCTGATGCGCGAGATCCACCGGGGCATCAGCTTGGGCTTTCGGGAGTGCGAGAACCAGTTCCGGAACAGCATGTGGAACTGCTCCTGGACCATCAAGCGGAGCATGCGCCGAATACTGGCCAAAG ATACCCGCGAGGCTGCATTCGTGCACGCGATCACCGCCGCCGGGATAACGTACGCGGTCACGAAGGCCTGCACGATGGGCGATCTGCTGGAGTGCTCCTGCCAGAGGAACCCGAAGACGCGGGTCGATGAGGGTCGCCGGGGAGGCCGCGGTGGTGGCTTGAAGCCTGCGGGTGGAAGAAGGACGCGCCCGGACGGGCCCAATCGCAACAGGGTTGACCCGAACGGTGTCCTGATTGCGCCGTATCAGCAGAGTGTCAATGCGAATCCAGCCTACAGCACGATGACAGCGGAGGAGATTGCGAGGAACGGGCCAGTCCGTCTACCAAACGCTCAACGACgacctggtggtggtggtggtggtggtcgtggtGGCAGAAGTCAGCGACACTCGCCGAAGGGTGCGAACGgagtgggtggtggtggtgtttcgGTAGCCGGAAATGGACCACCGTCCTTGCCGAAGGAGCTTCCCACGATCACGATCCTAACGGGGCAGGAGGAGAAGTGGAAGTGGGGCGGGTGTGACGACAACGTGAACTTTGGGGTGCGCAAGTCGAAGGACTTCCTGGACGCGCGGTTGCGCAGGAAGAGTGACATCAAGACGCTCGTGCGGTTGCACAACAATAATGCAGGACGAATG GCTGTCAAGCATTTCATGCGCATGGAGTGCAAGTGCCACGGACTGTCCGGGTCCTGCACCACCAAGACCTGCTGGATGAAGCTGCCCCCGTTCTCCGAGGTGGGCGCCCGATTGAAGGAGCACTTTGACGGTGCGACAAAGGTGATCGCCCGCAACGACGGCCATAGCTTCATGCCGGACGACATAACGATCAAACCGCCGACCCGGCGAGACCTGGTGTACACCGAGGATTCGGACGACTTCTGCGAGCCGAACGCCAAGACGGGCTCGCTGGGGACACACGGCCGGGAGTGCAACATCACCTCAAGTGGCGTCGACGGGTGCAGCCTGATGTGCTGCAAGCGCGGCCAAACGCACAGCCAGGTGGAGGTGAAGCgcaactgcaactgcagcTTCAAGTGGTGCTGCGAGGTAACTTGCAGCACCTGCATCGACATCCAGGACGTGTACACCTGCAAATGA